A genomic stretch from Coregonus clupeaformis isolate EN_2021a chromosome 23, ASM2061545v1, whole genome shotgun sequence includes:
- the LOC121536315 gene encoding dual specificity protein phosphatase 19-like — MQSLAQEIKTFSKTNLRKQCTRVTTLSGRRIIETWKGSTIHVVEDQTQPETACGYVQDNSWDVQVGVIKPYLLLGSQDAAHDFGTLRKYKVSHILNVAYGVENAFPDLFIYKTLSILDVPDTDITSYFQECSKFIDQTNAEKGVVLVHCNSGVSRSASVIIGYLMSREGKPFDDAFALVKSARPATCPNPGFLEQLKGFKPKGGIEANGVGYA; from the exons ATGCAGTCTCTTGCCCAGGAAATCAAGACATTTTCCAAGACCAATTTGAGAAAGCAATGCACCCGCGTGACGACGTTGAGTGGCAGGAGGATTATTGAGACATGGAAAGGGTCGACAATACATGTTGTAGAGGATCAAACTCAGCCTGAGACAGCATGCGGCTATGTACAGGACAACAGCTGGGACGTACAAGTTGGAGTTATTAAACCTTATTTACTATTAG GCTCACAAGATGCTGCACATGACTTTGGCACTTTGAGAAAATATAAG GTGTCCCACATATTAAATGTAGCCTATGGTGTTGAAAACGCATTTCCAGACCTGTTCATTTATAAAACACTGAGCATTCTGGATGTTCCTGATACTGACATAACATCCTATTTCCAAGAGTGCTCAAAATTCATAGACCAAACAAATGCAGAG AAAGGAGTTGTGTTGGTTCACTGCAATTCCGGAGTCTCGAGGTCGGCCTCGGTCATCATTGGATACCTGATGTCCAGGGAAGGAAAGCCTTTCGATGACGCGTTTGCCTTGGTGAAATCGGCCCGGCCGGCCACGTGCCCAAACCCAGGGTTTCTTGAACAGTTGAAAGGTTTCAAACCGAAAGGGGGCATAGAAGCCAATGGTGTGGGCTATGCATGA